A DNA window from Oligoflexus sp. contains the following coding sequences:
- a CDS encoding tetratricopeptide repeat protein produces the protein MGNYDKDLSVLVLSAHKDHAETILKALKKLELNKIHLMDNGIEALQKMTEQSFGFLICDQNIRFISGWLLIKEIKTSDRIPNIPVILFGKDAQPESDDVLKRYGLIKYLQFPVQPSDLDFTIHSTLSLFNTSGTVENKYTKAKDSLLNNKSKEAIELYSELRGLTKNSARSSMGLAQAFLQDKQAAQADRVIEELSRSDEDSPARSLLQAKIHLQKNESDRAFDLLKKILDQVPNGFYYTKAIKLLMDFQQFRSAAPLCHAAMRAGIERPEFLLCLGKDRYNEGDMEGALDYTQQHESSFGMTNEIYNLRGVCFKKLGDHTRAIESYEQALRLNPTDSRVYFNLAMCSIQMKRNDEAARYLEFCLQYSPNFPKAREKLDELRKRNPAA, from the coding sequence TTGGGAAACTATGATAAAGACCTCAGCGTTCTGGTGCTGTCGGCGCACAAGGATCATGCGGAAACAATCCTGAAAGCGCTCAAAAAACTGGAACTGAATAAAATCCATCTGATGGATAACGGCATCGAAGCCCTGCAGAAGATGACCGAACAGAGCTTTGGCTTTTTGATCTGCGATCAGAACATCCGTTTTATCTCCGGCTGGCTCCTGATCAAGGAAATCAAAACCTCGGACCGTATTCCCAACATCCCCGTGATCCTCTTTGGCAAGGATGCCCAGCCGGAAAGCGATGATGTCCTGAAACGCTATGGCCTGATCAAGTATCTGCAGTTCCCTGTGCAGCCTTCAGACCTCGATTTCACGATCCATTCGACGCTTTCCCTTTTCAACACCTCGGGCACGGTGGAAAACAAGTACACCAAAGCCAAGGATTCGCTCCTGAACAATAAATCGAAGGAAGCGATCGAACTTTACTCCGAGCTGCGCGGCCTGACCAAAAACAGCGCGCGAAGCTCGATGGGCCTCGCCCAGGCCTTTCTGCAGGATAAGCAGGCAGCCCAGGCGGACAGGGTGATCGAGGAACTCTCGCGCAGTGATGAGGATTCCCCGGCGCGCTCGCTCCTGCAGGCGAAGATTCATCTGCAGAAAAACGAGTCGGACCGGGCCTTTGATCTTTTGAAAAAAATCCTGGACCAGGTGCCGAACGGTTTCTATTACACCAAGGCCATCAAACTCCTGATGGACTTTCAGCAGTTCCGCAGCGCGGCTCCCTTGTGCCACGCGGCCATGCGGGCTGGAATCGAACGACCGGAATTTCTGCTGTGCCTGGGCAAGGATCGTTACAATGAAGGCGATATGGAAGGCGCGCTGGATTATACTCAGCAGCATGAAAGCTCGTTCGGCATGACCAACGAGATCTATAACCTTCGCGGCGTCTGCTTTAAAAAGCTGGGCGATCATACCCGGGCGATTGAATCGTATGAACAGGCCCTGCGCCTGAATCCCACCGATTCACGCGTCTACTTCAACCTTGCGATGTGTTCGATCCAGATGAAGCGGAATGATGAAGCGGCCCGCTATCTGGAATTCTGCCTTCAGTATTCTCCCAACTTTCCCAAGGCGCGCGAGAAGCTGGATGAACTGCGCAAAAGGAATCCGGCAGCATGA
- a CDS encoding ATP-binding protein — protein sequence MSEFGSALDDDILNDLLGSGGTDYELRLVAVTDRGARDLVQTFQAQNPTIQVTAAHYEDDVRIFLEDADIVLLECRILEGFKDLKLINSIRQIRPLIPIVAISSNMDAEFMVAAYETGVSDYISVSTLPELLLAKLRTLHRMAEATRFLETKNKEVVDTMQSLRHSKEKLKSEINSRINAETQKEFAQELATILKQNKEILDNLREAFFIIKKDLTIAPTTSASCRVLFGRDPGRKPLGKTLGFRDEKEEFLRMSLEQLFEDFMPTDVTLRMLPRQVMTVKNRSLDLAYTLIRDAQNKPDRVIVVAADVTETVLQQQAYQKQLDTSNCLFSILQNRDAFLEFLADFKNDLQTLRSSKQRETCMRVLHTIKGNSGVYNLDFLQKRIHAMETMVAQKKSSDAAFFAFIQKAATDIEEQMQRFLQRHQKILDMDYQESRQDIYTMTGEQLQGLLTLARDVESGTRKVLIKELEGLRSRPLSILTAPLHNSVHRVAKKLGRDIDFTIIGDGWRTDIESLSPLFRSLVHLVNNACDHGIKSPDDRVAAGKPARGILRLSMGPDEGFGLKIVIEDDGAGIHADRILEVARKKNLLPELQLQRLNRDQIHALIFLDGFSTSTEISQTSGRGVGMSAVKAEVEKLDGSITIATKPGSGTCFTLRIPGVSLQDQSGKAA from the coding sequence ATGAGCGAATTTGGATCGGCCCTGGATGATGATATTCTGAACGACCTGCTCGGAAGCGGCGGGACGGACTATGAGCTGCGTCTGGTGGCGGTGACCGATCGCGGCGCGCGGGACCTCGTCCAGACCTTTCAAGCGCAGAATCCGACCATCCAGGTGACGGCGGCTCACTACGAAGACGATGTCCGCATCTTTCTGGAGGATGCAGATATCGTACTTTTGGAGTGCCGCATTCTGGAAGGGTTCAAGGATCTGAAACTCATCAATTCCATCCGCCAGATCAGGCCCTTGATTCCGATCGTGGCCATCAGCAGCAACATGGACGCGGAATTCATGGTCGCCGCCTATGAAACAGGCGTCTCCGACTACATCAGCGTCAGCACCTTGCCCGAACTTTTGCTGGCGAAGCTCCGCACCCTGCATCGGATGGCGGAAGCCACGCGCTTTCTGGAAACCAAGAACAAGGAAGTCGTCGACACCATGCAGTCGCTGCGACATTCCAAGGAAAAGTTGAAGTCCGAAATCAATTCCCGCATCAATGCCGAAACCCAGAAGGAGTTCGCCCAGGAACTGGCGACGATCCTGAAGCAGAATAAAGAGATCCTGGATAACCTGAGGGAAGCCTTTTTCATCATCAAAAAAGATCTGACCATTGCACCGACCACATCCGCATCCTGCCGCGTCCTCTTCGGTCGCGATCCAGGACGAAAGCCCCTGGGCAAAACCCTTGGCTTCCGTGATGAGAAGGAAGAATTTCTGCGCATGTCCCTGGAGCAGCTGTTCGAAGACTTCATGCCCACCGATGTCACGCTGCGCATGTTGCCGCGGCAGGTCATGACGGTGAAGAATCGCAGCCTTGACCTTGCCTACACTCTGATCCGCGATGCACAGAATAAACCCGATCGCGTGATCGTGGTCGCTGCCGATGTTACGGAAACCGTGCTTCAGCAGCAGGCCTATCAGAAACAGCTCGATACCTCGAACTGCCTCTTTTCCATACTGCAGAACCGGGATGCATTCCTGGAATTCCTCGCTGATTTTAAAAATGACCTGCAGACGCTGCGCAGCTCCAAACAGCGTGAAACCTGCATGCGCGTCCTTCATACCATCAAAGGCAACAGCGGGGTCTATAATCTCGATTTCCTGCAAAAGCGCATCCATGCCATGGAAACGATGGTGGCTCAGAAGAAATCGAGTGATGCGGCGTTCTTTGCTTTCATTCAAAAAGCCGCCACCGATATTGAAGAGCAGATGCAGCGTTTTCTGCAGCGGCATCAGAAAATTCTGGACATGGATTACCAGGAATCGCGCCAGGATATTTATACCATGACCGGCGAGCAGCTGCAGGGCCTTCTGACTCTGGCGCGGGATGTGGAAAGTGGCACGCGCAAGGTTCTCATCAAGGAACTGGAAGGCCTTCGCAGCCGCCCCCTCAGCATTCTGACCGCACCGCTTCATAACAGTGTGCATCGGGTTGCGAAAAAGCTGGGCCGGGATATCGACTTTACAATAATCGGCGACGGCTGGCGCACCGATATCGAATCACTTTCGCCTCTTTTCCGAAGCCTGGTGCACCTTGTCAACAACGCCTGCGATCATGGCATTAAATCGCCTGATGATCGTGTGGCCGCTGGGAAGCCTGCCCGCGGGATCCTTAGGCTCAGCATGGGGCCGGATGAGGGCTTCGGCTTGAAAATCGTGATCGAAGATGATGGGGCCGGTATTCACGCTGATCGCATCCTGGAAGTCGCGCGCAAGAAAAATCTTTTGCCCGAGCTGCAGCTGCAAAGATTGAACAGGGATCAGATTCACGCTCTTATTTTCCTGGATGGATTTTCCACCTCGACCGAGATATCGCAGACCTCGGGCCGAGGCGTCGGCATGTCTGCGGTCAAGGCCGAAGTGGAAAAGTTGGACGGTTCGATCACCATTGCCACCAAACCGGGATCAGGCACCTGTTTTACTCTGCGCATTCCCGGTGTGTCCCTGCAGGATCAAAGCGGTAAAGCTGCGTGA
- a CDS encoding glycoside hydrolase family 36 protein has product MTKFLWTLTLVSGLAQGSTSLVFEDQRVRMNDFTRGLDLELTPVMRGEGGNWIPAESCSVSEQIQICDFPGRGRMTLSTLGTQLALSFQAAGDTEFQGFGLQGSLRIPGVRGWLSQGFQSWSQTGIIQLAAEPSAVKLQEALQKTGEDEVYRRGKELSWWMSYIGSDQASFLAGATTAARLKSYVQFFQSGPDVYGVKLISGAGEKLRLKAGEGIQENWFLGLGPDLQKHLDAYAASLETRRKEFRRAPLIGWNSWYDLWDDVTEKDFLANIQPVQKFWSPRRPDAQLTLTLDDGWQKEWGDWEPNAKFPSGVKGLVQTLKAADMHMGLWIAPLLANPASEIARLHPTWFVKDAVYRNPKGVDLLVLDVSQPVVAAHLQDTIQRLVGFGVETLKIDFLFAGALEGKRAQSWTGMQAYHEALRLIREAAGDDILLLAVGAPPLATLEYADAWRVGGDIAFKPAFLGLPRPAPSFIANQARSVAGRQAYCQVTLCDADPALLRALSRDEVEAGAWVAAATGGAMVVSDHLPRLDSERWGWGYTGPQVQNGLSSQPARLASYFPAEIPAELNNMKDRLFTAEQKVPELWLMPDGTRVFMNFGNGKKTVEGVTVPKNAARILP; this is encoded by the coding sequence ATGACCAAATTTCTATGGACGTTGACGCTGGTCAGCGGACTGGCTCAGGGCTCGACTTCGCTGGTTTTCGAGGATCAGCGGGTACGAATGAATGATTTTACCCGGGGGCTTGACCTGGAACTCACTCCCGTTATGCGTGGGGAAGGGGGAAACTGGATCCCTGCGGAATCCTGCTCGGTGAGCGAACAGATCCAGATCTGCGACTTTCCCGGACGGGGACGCATGACCCTGAGCACGCTGGGAACACAGCTTGCGCTTTCCTTTCAGGCTGCCGGGGATACTGAATTTCAAGGCTTTGGTTTGCAGGGAAGCCTCAGGATTCCAGGCGTTCGAGGCTGGCTCTCGCAAGGATTTCAGTCCTGGTCGCAGACTGGAATCATTCAGCTGGCTGCGGAACCCTCGGCCGTGAAACTGCAGGAGGCCCTACAAAAAACGGGTGAGGATGAAGTTTATCGAAGGGGCAAGGAACTGTCCTGGTGGATGAGTTACATCGGCAGCGATCAGGCCAGTTTTCTGGCCGGTGCGACGACCGCGGCGCGACTCAAGTCCTATGTGCAGTTTTTTCAAAGCGGGCCTGATGTCTATGGCGTGAAGCTGATCAGCGGCGCCGGTGAAAAGCTGCGGCTCAAGGCAGGGGAGGGGATTCAGGAAAACTGGTTCCTGGGGCTCGGGCCGGATCTTCAGAAGCATCTGGACGCTTATGCGGCGTCTTTGGAAACACGCCGCAAGGAATTCAGAAGGGCGCCTTTGATCGGTTGGAATTCATGGTATGACCTTTGGGATGATGTGACCGAAAAGGATTTCCTTGCGAATATTCAGCCCGTGCAAAAATTCTGGAGCCCGCGCCGGCCCGATGCGCAGCTGACTCTCACTTTGGATGATGGCTGGCAGAAGGAGTGGGGAGATTGGGAGCCGAATGCAAAATTTCCTTCGGGTGTGAAGGGGCTCGTGCAAACCCTCAAGGCCGCGGATATGCATATGGGCCTTTGGATTGCGCCTTTGCTTGCAAACCCTGCGAGTGAAATCGCCCGTCTTCATCCCACGTGGTTTGTTAAAGACGCTGTGTATCGAAATCCCAAAGGCGTTGATCTTTTGGTTTTGGATGTATCGCAGCCTGTGGTGGCGGCACATCTGCAGGATACCATTCAACGCCTGGTAGGCTTCGGTGTTGAAACGCTCAAGATTGACTTCCTGTTTGCAGGCGCTTTGGAAGGCAAACGCGCCCAGTCCTGGACAGGCATGCAGGCTTATCACGAGGCTCTGCGTTTGATTCGTGAGGCGGCTGGTGATGATATTCTTCTGCTCGCGGTCGGGGCGCCTCCGCTTGCCACGCTGGAATACGCCGATGCCTGGCGTGTCGGTGGTGATATCGCATTCAAACCAGCGTTCCTTGGGCTGCCGCGACCGGCTCCCAGTTTCATTGCGAACCAGGCGCGTTCGGTTGCAGGACGCCAGGCCTATTGCCAGGTGACTCTGTGTGATGCGGATCCTGCGCTTTTACGGGCTCTATCTCGCGATGAGGTCGAGGCCGGGGCCTGGGTGGCGGCCGCGACGGGTGGGGCTATGGTGGTATCCGATCATCTGCCGCGTCTGGATTCTGAACGTTGGGGCTGGGGTTATACGGGGCCGCAGGTTCAGAATGGACTTTCCAGTCAGCCTGCGCGGCTCGCCAGCTATTTTCCCGCGGAAATTCCTGCTGAATTGAATAACATGAAAGACAGGCTTTTTACCGCCGAACAGAAAGTTCCCGAGCTTTGGCTTATGCCGGATGGAACACGGGTCTTTATGAATTTTGGCAATGGCAAGAAAACGGTGGAAGGGGTCACGGTTCCCAAAAACGCTGCGCGCATCCTGCCGTGA